A stretch of Paludisphaera borealis DNA encodes these proteins:
- a CDS encoding 6-phosphofructokinase: MKVGLLTGGGDCPGLNAVIRSVVRRIANAGGECVGVLEGWRGLVRGNTRPLSVAETDALIGLGGTILGSSRTNPYKNPETDVPLLRRHFAALELDALVVIGGDDTLGVAVRLINDFELPIVGIPKTIDNDLKLVDFSFGFDTAVNVVVESVERLRTTAESHRRVIVVETMGRSTGWIACFAGMAVGADYILVPEVPIDVPHLLGVLKYHRTPFKNHAIVMVAEGARYTDPELLALEPRPFSHPRLGGIGASIAEIIERQTRIETRTVVLGHLQRGGAPTAHDRILATRFGLAAGELVLQRRFGTVVTLKDARISETSLNTTALANCPLDLGFYQDAATFFYEPYEPKTKE; encoded by the coding sequence ATGAAAGTCGGCCTGCTCACCGGCGGTGGGGACTGCCCCGGCCTCAACGCCGTGATTCGCTCGGTCGTCCGCCGGATCGCCAACGCCGGAGGCGAGTGCGTCGGCGTCCTTGAAGGCTGGCGCGGGCTCGTCCGTGGCAACACGCGGCCCCTCTCCGTCGCCGAGACCGACGCCCTCATCGGACTGGGCGGCACGATCCTCGGGTCGTCCCGCACCAATCCTTATAAGAATCCCGAGACCGACGTCCCGCTGCTCCGCCGCCATTTCGCCGCGCTGGAGCTCGACGCCCTGGTCGTGATCGGCGGCGACGACACTCTCGGCGTCGCCGTCCGCCTCATCAACGACTTCGAACTCCCGATCGTCGGCATCCCCAAGACCATCGACAACGACCTGAAACTCGTCGACTTCTCGTTCGGCTTCGATACGGCCGTCAACGTCGTCGTCGAATCCGTCGAACGACTCCGGACGACCGCCGAAAGCCACCGCCGCGTCATCGTCGTTGAAACCATGGGCCGCAGCACCGGCTGGATCGCCTGCTTCGCCGGCATGGCCGTCGGCGCCGACTATATCCTCGTCCCCGAAGTTCCCATCGACGTCCCCCACCTCCTCGGCGTCCTCAAATACCACCGCACCCCGTTCAAGAACCACGCGATCGTCATGGTCGCCGAGGGGGCCCGATACACCGACCCGGAACTGCTCGCCCTCGAACCCCGACCGTTCAGCCACCCCCGACTCGGCGGCATCGGTGCCTCGATCGCCGAGATCATCGAACGCCAGACCCGCATCGAAACCCGGACCGTCGTTCTGGGACACCTCCAACGGGGAGGAGCCCCCACGGCTCACGACCGCATCCTCGCCACCCGGTTCGGCCTCGCCGCCGGCGAGTTGGTCCTCCAGCGGCGATTCGGGACCGTCGTCACACTGAAAGACGCCCGGATCTCCGAAACCAGCCTCAATACCACGGCCCTGGCCAACTGCCCGTTGGATTTGGGCTTCTATCAGGACGCGGCGACCTTCTTCTATGAGCCTTACGAGCCAAAAACCAAGGAATAA
- a CDS encoding DUF1851 domain-containing protein yields MPARDYLIDHSGFDWTDLLSGWAWLLPVEVTVWLMNRFGDLFLTSPGGTVHLLDVGAGSLTRLAEDRNDFFRKLDEEGNADDWLMIPLVDRLTAAGIRLQSGQCYSFVVPPVLGGDYTAENTVVLPIKEHYEAYGSYHCSLRGMPDGTQVSIEVKNPPPS; encoded by the coding sequence ATGCCAGCACGCGACTACCTGATCGACCATAGCGGCTTCGATTGGACCGACCTTCTCTCGGGCTGGGCCTGGCTATTGCCCGTGGAGGTTACCGTTTGGCTGATGAATCGCTTTGGCGATTTGTTCCTCACGTCGCCCGGCGGGACCGTCCATTTGCTCGACGTTGGTGCCGGATCGCTTACACGTCTGGCCGAGGATCGGAACGACTTCTTCCGCAAGCTCGACGAAGAAGGCAATGCGGACGATTGGTTGATGATCCCGCTCGTCGACAGGCTGACGGCCGCGGGCATTCGATTGCAATCGGGGCAATGCTATAGCTTCGTGGTTCCGCCCGTCCTTGGCGGCGATTACACGGCCGAGAACACCGTGGTCCTGCCGATCAAGGAGCACTATGAGGCGTACGGCTCCTACCACTGTTCATTGCGCGGCATGCCGGACGGGACGCAGGTTTCCATCGAAGTCAAGAATCCTCCGCCGTCCTGA
- the accC gene encoding acetyl-CoA carboxylase biotin carboxylase subunit, whose product MFQRILVANRGEIALRVIRACKELGVEVVAVYSQADRDAPYLALADRAICIGKSASTDSYLNIPRLIAAAEVADVQAIHPGYGFLSENPQFAEICRSCNFEFIGPPHEAIRKMGLKTEAKRIAAEAKVPSVPGSDGGAVSDADALRFARAIGFPVLIKAAAGGGGKGMRVCRDEASLAGALQTARNEAEAAFKNPSVYLEKYIDRPRHVEVQILGDVHGDVIHCWDRDCSLQRRHQKLVEEAPASYLPIEVRAKLGEAAVRLARTVGYYNAGTCEFLVDADNNFYFIEVNARIQVEHPVTEMVTGIDLVKQQIRIAAGEPLGIRQEDVVSNGHSIEVRINSEDPDHDFRPSPGKITGLRIPGGPGVRWDSHIQAGYSVPPNYDSLVGKLIVHAPTRPEAVARMRRALDELVIDGVKTTIPLHRTIFRNKDFIEGNVDTTWVERVLMPQGRESAAGG is encoded by the coding sequence ATGTTCCAAAGGATTCTGGTTGCCAACCGCGGCGAGATCGCGCTGCGGGTCATCCGCGCGTGCAAAGAGCTGGGCGTCGAAGTCGTCGCCGTCTACTCGCAGGCCGACCGCGACGCGCCCTACCTGGCGCTCGCCGATCGCGCGATCTGCATCGGCAAGTCGGCGAGCACCGACAGTTACCTGAACATCCCCCGGCTGATCGCCGCCGCCGAGGTCGCCGACGTCCAGGCGATCCACCCCGGCTACGGCTTCCTCAGCGAGAACCCCCAGTTCGCCGAGATCTGCCGGAGCTGCAACTTCGAGTTCATCGGCCCCCCCCACGAGGCCATCCGCAAGATGGGGCTGAAGACCGAGGCCAAGCGGATCGCCGCCGAAGCCAAGGTCCCCAGCGTCCCCGGCTCGGACGGGGGCGCCGTCTCCGACGCCGACGCGCTGCGGTTCGCCCGCGCGATCGGCTTCCCCGTCCTCATCAAGGCGGCCGCCGGCGGCGGCGGCAAGGGGATGCGCGTCTGCCGCGACGAAGCCTCGCTCGCCGGAGCCCTGCAAACGGCCCGCAACGAGGCCGAGGCCGCGTTCAAGAACCCCAGCGTCTACCTCGAAAAATACATCGACCGCCCCCGCCACGTCGAGGTCCAGATCCTCGGCGACGTCCACGGCGACGTCATCCACTGCTGGGACCGCGACTGCTCGCTCCAGCGGCGGCACCAGAAGCTCGTCGAGGAAGCCCCCGCCTCCTATCTGCCGATCGAGGTCCGCGCCAAGCTCGGCGAGGCCGCCGTCCGCCTCGCCCGCACCGTCGGCTACTACAACGCCGGCACCTGCGAGTTCCTGGTCGACGCCGACAACAACTTCTACTTCATCGAGGTCAACGCCCGCATCCAGGTCGAACACCCGGTCACCGAGATGGTCACCGGCATCGACCTGGTCAAGCAGCAGATCCGCATCGCGGCCGGCGAGCCCCTCGGCATCCGCCAGGAAGACGTCGTCTCCAACGGCCATTCGATCGAGGTCCGGATCAACTCCGAAGACCCCGACCACGACTTCCGGCCCTCGCCCGGCAAGATCACCGGCCTCCGCATCCCCGGCGGCCCCGGCGTCCGCTGGGACTCGCACATCCAGGCCGGCTACTCCGTCCCCCCCAACTACGACTCGCTCGTCGGCAAGCTCATCGTCCACGCCCCGACCCGCCCCGAAGCCGTCGCCCGGATGCGCCGCGCGCTCGACGAACTGGTGATCGACGGCGTCAAGACGACCATCCCGTTGCATCGCACGATCTTCCGCAACAAAGACTTCATCGAAGGCAACGTCGACACCACCTGGGTCGAGCGCGTCCTCATGCCCCAGGGCCGCGAGTCGGCCGCCGGCGGCTGA
- the accB gene encoding acetyl-CoA carboxylase biotin carboxyl carrier protein, whose translation MGDNAPETSEPFDLKKVKYLVRLMKHYDLTDLDISDGPARIHLQRRGPELAIPASAFNPPAGSPLAYPQHAVAPSASPAPQPAPQEAAGPKTIVIESPMVGTYYSSSAPDTPPFVSVGTAVQPSSTLCIIEAMKVFTDIPAGVSGTIAEILVKSGQPVEFGQPLFRVVPA comes from the coding sequence ATGGGCGATAACGCTCCCGAAACAAGCGAGCCGTTCGACCTCAAGAAGGTCAAGTACCTGGTTCGGTTGATGAAACATTACGACCTGACCGACCTGGATATCAGCGACGGCCCCGCCCGCATCCACCTCCAACGTCGAGGCCCGGAGCTGGCGATCCCCGCATCGGCCTTCAACCCGCCGGCCGGCTCGCCCCTCGCCTATCCCCAACACGCCGTCGCCCCCTCGGCGTCGCCGGCGCCCCAGCCCGCGCCTCAGGAGGCCGCTGGCCCCAAGACGATCGTGATCGAGAGCCCCATGGTCGGCACGTACTACTCTTCGAGCGCCCCCGACACGCCGCCGTTCGTCTCGGTCGGGACCGCCGTGCAGCCCTCGTCGACGCTCTGTATCATCGAGGCCATGAAAGTCTTCACGGACATCCCGGCCGGCGTCTCCGGGACGATCGCCGAGATCCTGGTCAAGAGCGGGCAGCCGGTCGAGTTCGGTCAGCCCTTGTTCCGCGTCGTCCCGGCCTGA
- a CDS encoding M24 family metallopeptidase, translated as MDRILLRRDKLRARLAAENLDALLVVHPTNVGYLTGFSGDSTLLLAGRDRDVILSDGRFTTQLEQECPGLEAVIRPAVQSMNQAVAQTVKGLGIRRLGFESSYLSVADWDFLKRELTSCDLISTCDHVETLRAVKDEIEIAEIREAVAFAQHAFVKLRASLVEGETEKQVADRLEAFLREFGATGSSFPPIVAVGRRAALPHARPTAETRIGDDDFVLIDWGATGRPYKSDLTRMVVTGKVTPEFEKVYRTVLTAQERAIAAIRPGVKAQDVDAEARSVIEQAGFGRFFDHGLGHGIGMDIHEAPRLRKESPTILEPGMVVTVEPGVYLPEWGGVRIEDDVLVTPDGCEVLSDLPKALDAMRL; from the coding sequence ATGGATCGAATCTTGCTTCGCCGCGACAAGCTGCGCGCCCGGCTGGCCGCGGAGAACCTCGACGCCTTGCTGGTCGTCCATCCCACCAACGTCGGCTACCTGACCGGTTTTTCGGGCGATTCGACGCTGCTGCTGGCGGGCCGCGATCGCGACGTGATCCTCTCGGACGGCCGGTTCACGACCCAGCTCGAACAGGAATGCCCCGGCCTTGAAGCCGTCATCCGCCCGGCGGTCCAGTCGATGAACCAGGCCGTGGCGCAGACCGTCAAGGGGCTCGGAATCCGCCGGCTCGGCTTCGAATCATCGTACCTGAGCGTCGCCGACTGGGATTTCCTGAAGCGCGAGCTGACCTCCTGCGACCTGATCTCGACCTGCGACCACGTCGAGACCCTCCGGGCCGTCAAGGACGAGATCGAGATCGCCGAGATTCGCGAGGCGGTCGCCTTCGCCCAGCATGCATTCGTGAAGCTGCGGGCCAGCCTGGTTGAAGGCGAGACCGAGAAGCAGGTCGCCGACCGACTGGAAGCCTTCCTCCGCGAGTTCGGGGCCACGGGATCGAGCTTTCCGCCGATCGTCGCAGTCGGTCGCCGCGCGGCCTTGCCCCACGCCCGGCCGACCGCCGAGACGCGGATCGGCGACGACGATTTCGTCCTGATCGACTGGGGGGCGACCGGCCGACCCTACAAAAGCGACTTGACGCGCATGGTAGTGACCGGTAAGGTCACACCGGAATTCGAAAAGGTCTATCGCACCGTCCTGACGGCTCAAGAACGTGCCATCGCGGCGATTCGCCCCGGTGTTAAAGCTCAAGACGTCGACGCCGAAGCCCGCTCGGTCATCGAGCAAGCGGGGTTCGGCCGTTTTTTTGACCACGGGCTCGGACACGGGATCGGCATGGACATCCACGAAGCCCCGAGGCTCCGCAAGGAGTCGCCGACGATCCTCGAACCGGGCATGGTGGTGACGGTCGAGCCGGGCGTCTACCTCCCCGAATGGGGGGGCGTTCGCATCGAGGACGACGTCCTGGTCACCCCGGACGGCTGCGAGGTTCTGTCCGACCTGCCGAAGGCGCTCGACGCGATGAGGCTCTGA
- a CDS encoding 3-keto-disaccharide hydrolase, whose product MWIRQSSRLTAVVLAGLAAGSLAVAAVDDAKTLFDGSSPKGWILCDGKPLADKFVQADGLNPHDTGSYITVHEEKLGDFVLDFDYKLTKGCNSGVFIRVGDLKDPVYTGIEVALDDTTGTGFHDSGAFYDLVAPKVNAQKPTGDWNHMTITAKGPKIAVVLNDKEVSKIDLDQWNEAGKRPDGSNHKFSKVAIGKLARTGYFGFQDHGSDCWFKNVKVTTP is encoded by the coding sequence ATGTGGATTCGTCAAAGTTCCCGACTGACCGCCGTGGTCCTGGCCGGTCTCGCAGCCGGCTCGCTGGCCGTCGCGGCCGTCGATGACGCCAAGACCCTCTTCGACGGTTCGAGCCCCAAGGGCTGGATTCTCTGCGACGGCAAGCCGCTGGCCGACAAGTTCGTCCAGGCCGACGGCCTGAACCCTCACGACACGGGAAGCTACATCACCGTCCACGAGGAGAAGCTCGGCGACTTCGTCCTCGACTTCGACTACAAGCTGACCAAGGGGTGCAACTCGGGCGTCTTCATCCGGGTCGGCGACCTCAAGGACCCCGTCTACACGGGCATCGAAGTGGCCCTCGACGACACCACCGGCACGGGGTTCCACGACTCGGGCGCCTTCTACGACCTGGTCGCCCCCAAGGTCAACGCCCAGAAGCCGACCGGCGACTGGAACCACATGACCATCACCGCCAAGGGTCCCAAGATCGCGGTCGTCCTTAACGATAAGGAAGTCTCGAAGATCGACCTCGACCAGTGGAACGAGGCCGGCAAGCGGCCCGACGGCAGCAACCACAAGTTCTCGAAGGTCGCCATCGGCAAGCTGGCGCGGACCGGTTACTTCGGCTTCCAGGACCACGGCAGCGACTGCTGGTTCAAGAACGTCAAGGTGACGACCCCCTGA
- a CDS encoding TPM domain-containing protein: protein MKKLLRWTFLPLIAAAAAWSSARAAEVRDHAGMFSPEAVQKATEELTRVERVTKVPIVIETIDAIPDLDADATREVKLKAVNELAVKRDRDIRAEGVYILLSKKDRVLSNVLVRERYANVLTKEKRTTIRDAFVEPFKAGDYDGGLAKATAALATALPDGPVAVPGRRRAADAGPGAPVGARGAQPHGIGSLLTIGLGILAVLFVVRLLSGLFGGGAGAGYPQQMGGMRPGMGQGFGGPGYGGGYGGGRGGGFMSSLMGGIGGAVAGNWLYDQFSGRHSQGHVDSSNYNSGDATNTGGDDIVGGNDGGASWGDSGGGDWGGGGGDWGGGGGDWGGGGDGGSW from the coding sequence ATGAAGAAGCTCCTTCGCTGGACCTTTTTGCCCCTGATCGCGGCGGCGGCGGCCTGGTCCTCCGCGCGAGCCGCCGAGGTCCGCGACCACGCCGGGATGTTCTCTCCAGAGGCGGTCCAGAAGGCCACGGAGGAACTGACGCGGGTCGAGCGCGTGACCAAGGTTCCGATCGTGATCGAGACGATCGACGCGATCCCCGACCTCGACGCCGACGCCACGCGCGAGGTCAAGCTCAAGGCCGTCAACGAGCTGGCCGTGAAGCGCGACCGCGACATCCGCGCCGAGGGGGTCTACATCCTGCTCTCCAAGAAAGACCGGGTGCTGTCCAACGTCCTGGTGCGCGAGCGGTACGCGAACGTGCTGACCAAGGAGAAGCGGACGACGATTCGCGACGCGTTCGTCGAGCCGTTCAAGGCCGGCGACTACGACGGCGGCCTCGCCAAGGCGACCGCAGCGCTCGCCACGGCCCTTCCCGACGGCCCCGTCGCCGTTCCGGGACGCCGCCGCGCGGCCGACGCCGGTCCCGGCGCGCCGGTCGGAGCGCGTGGGGCCCAGCCGCACGGCATCGGCTCGCTGCTGACGATCGGCCTGGGCATCCTCGCCGTCCTGTTCGTCGTCCGCCTGCTGAGCGGCCTCTTCGGCGGCGGCGCCGGCGCGGGATATCCGCAGCAGATGGGGGGCATGCGCCCGGGGATGGGACAAGGCTTCGGCGGCCCTGGCTATGGCGGCGGCTACGGCGGCGGTCGCGGCGGCGGATTTATGTCGAGCCTGATGGGCGGCATCGGCGGCGCGGTCGCCGGCAACTGGCTCTACGACCAGTTCTCCGGACGCCACTCCCAGGGCCACGTCGACTCGTCGAACTATAACTCCGGCGACGCGACCAACACCGGCGGCGACGACATCGTCGGCGGCAACGACGGCGGAGCCTCCTGGGGCGACTCCGGCGGCGGCGATTGGGGAGGCGGCGGCGGAGACTGGGGAGGCGGCGGCGGCGATTGGGGAGGCGGCGGCGACGGCGGAAGCTGGTGA
- a CDS encoding dicarboxylate/amino acid:cation symporter encodes MSGAPVVEDEPESRPGGVPLYVWVIVAALIAIPIGWYWGEGAKALEIMPALIMRALTAIAAPLVVLAILHAIVSNEIHGRHGALMMVFYLINTLIAMVIGLGLTNLVKPGLGAALTEHGMPAAPLVRKSVTDLVVELIPRSIGEAFAQNNLAQLVVLTLALGIGLVKIRDAQKARGETSFQTVVDLLAIGFELLMKILLWVVALVPFAVFGIVAAQVGHKEGMQVFQSLIWLIVVVVAGLCCQVAWYLLQMAVFARMSPWRFLGGAGDVMANTFSTASTAATIPITLGALKRLGVSRRSSQLCACIGTNFNNDGTALYQATAALFMAQALGYSLSLTDQVLIVLTTLVASVGAGGIPSGSFVTMPLIFAAVRLPVDKIPILLTVDWFLDRCRTTSNVLGDMTVAVLLDRVAPPKETERAA; translated from the coding sequence ATGAGCGGGGCGCCCGTCGTTGAGGACGAGCCCGAGAGTCGGCCGGGGGGCGTGCCGCTGTACGTCTGGGTGATCGTCGCCGCCCTGATCGCGATCCCGATCGGCTGGTACTGGGGCGAGGGGGCGAAAGCTCTGGAGATCATGCCCGCCCTCATCATGCGGGCGCTGACGGCGATCGCCGCGCCTCTGGTCGTGCTGGCCATCCTGCACGCGATCGTCAGCAACGAGATCCACGGCCGCCACGGGGCCTTGATGATGGTTTTCTACCTCATCAACACCCTGATCGCGATGGTGATCGGTCTGGGCCTCACCAACCTGGTGAAACCCGGCCTCGGCGCGGCTCTCACAGAACACGGAATGCCGGCGGCCCCGTTGGTCAGGAAGTCGGTGACCGACCTGGTCGTCGAGCTGATCCCCCGGAGCATCGGCGAGGCGTTCGCGCAGAACAACCTGGCGCAGCTCGTGGTCCTCACGCTGGCCCTGGGGATCGGCCTGGTGAAGATCCGGGACGCCCAGAAGGCGCGCGGCGAGACCTCGTTCCAGACGGTCGTCGACCTGCTGGCGATCGGCTTCGAGCTGCTGATGAAGATCCTGCTCTGGGTCGTCGCGCTGGTGCCGTTCGCCGTGTTCGGGATCGTGGCGGCGCAGGTCGGTCATAAGGAGGGGATGCAGGTCTTCCAGTCGTTGATCTGGCTGATCGTCGTCGTCGTGGCCGGCCTCTGCTGCCAGGTGGCCTGGTATCTGCTTCAGATGGCGGTCTTCGCTCGGATGTCGCCATGGAGGTTCCTCGGCGGCGCGGGCGACGTCATGGCCAACACCTTCAGCACGGCGAGCACCGCCGCCACGATCCCGATCACGCTGGGCGCGCTCAAGCGGCTCGGGGTCTCGCGGCGGTCGAGCCAGTTGTGCGCCTGCATCGGCACGAACTTCAACAACGACGGCACCGCGCTCTACCAGGCGACGGCCGCCCTGTTCATGGCCCAGGCCCTCGGCTATTCGCTGAGCCTGACCGACCAGGTGCTCATCGTCCTGACGACTCTGGTCGCCAGCGTCGGCGCGGGGGGGATTCCCTCGGGGAGCTTCGTGACCATGCCCCTGATCTTCGCCGCCGTCCGGCTCCCCGTCGACAAGATCCCGATCCTCTTGACGGTCGACTGGTTCCTCGACCGCTGCCGGACCACCTCGAACGTCCTCGGCGACATGACCGTCGCCGTCCTCCTCGACCGCGTCGCCCCGCCGAAGGAGACGGAGCGGGCGGCCTGA